The proteins below come from a single Halobacteriovorax sp. DA5 genomic window:
- a CDS encoding response regulator, translated as MIRVHVLLVDDEEDVLFIFEHIFEDWVKANKMLLSFSTSGAHALEILESEEGQDIILILTDINMPGIDGFELLKEVNHRFPNIDTIMISGYSSNAYRNKAKELGALDYFEKPVDFDKLINLMSERYPELRT; from the coding sequence GTGATTAGGGTTCATGTACTTTTAGTTGATGATGAAGAGGATGTGCTATTCATCTTTGAGCATATTTTTGAAGACTGGGTTAAGGCCAATAAAATGCTTCTATCTTTTTCAACTTCTGGTGCCCATGCTTTAGAGATTTTGGAGAGTGAAGAAGGTCAGGATATTATTTTGATATTAACAGACATCAATATGCCTGGTATTGATGGTTTTGAATTGTTAAAAGAAGTTAATCATAGATTTCCAAATATCGATACGATAATGATTTCAGGCTATTCAAGTAACGCATACAGAAATAAGGCAAAAGAGCTAGGTGCCCTCGATTACTTTGAAAAACCTGTGGATTTCGATAAACTCATTAATTTAATGAGTGAACGCTATCCTGAACTTAGAACTTGA
- a CDS encoding methyltransferase domain-containing protein, whose amino-acid sequence MFFQKADKKWKKVLAGPIDQQSKFLNKICQVNSRDALVLRERFFDNIEFPLMTEIFKSVKKIIARGEFDPSFRDLIYDRLLRIIDIEHLYPEEYEEGNECNGDDDNVIFGENYHVYTACYDDLDLLISFINSRSDIKSVCDLGSGTGRALLYMALMMDKKLDYLGLELVEERVEFTNSVASYFKLDNVKFETCDFLENPQAFAGRDVYYLYDSVGTDNVPRLIAHFKDLIDSGAKFYLLFISGWDEIMLNSLDNLAGLEKLESHQSRKQQGRVVNFYRS is encoded by the coding sequence ATGTTCTTTCAAAAAGCCGATAAAAAATGGAAAAAGGTTCTAGCAGGACCGATCGATCAACAAAGTAAGTTTTTAAATAAGATTTGTCAGGTCAATAGTCGAGATGCTCTTGTTTTAAGAGAGAGGTTCTTTGATAATATTGAGTTCCCACTCATGACCGAGATCTTCAAATCTGTTAAAAAAATTATTGCTCGTGGTGAGTTTGATCCAAGTTTCCGTGATTTAATTTATGACAGGCTTCTTCGTATTATAGATATTGAACATCTTTATCCTGAAGAATATGAAGAGGGGAATGAGTGTAATGGTGACGATGATAATGTTATCTTTGGAGAAAATTATCACGTTTATACGGCCTGCTATGATGATCTTGATCTCTTGATTAGTTTTATCAATTCTAGAAGTGATATAAAAAGTGTATGTGATCTTGGTTCTGGAACAGGACGTGCTTTACTCTATATGGCCTTAATGATGGATAAGAAGCTTGATTATCTAGGTCTTGAGTTGGTTGAGGAAAGAGTTGAGTTCACAAATTCAGTTGCTAGCTATTTTAAACTAGATAATGTTAAATTTGAAACTTGTGATTTCCTAGAAAATCCTCAGGCTTTTGCCGGCCGTGATGTTTACTATCTCTACGATTCAGTTGGTACAGATAACGTTCCAAGGCTTATTGCTCACTTTAAGGATCTAATTGATTCTGGGGCCAAGTTTTATCTGCTATTTATTTCTGGTTGGGATGAAATTATGCTGAATTCACTGGACAATCTTGCTGGCCTTGAGAAGTTAGAATCTCATCAAAGCCGCAAGCAACAGGGACGCGTTGTAAATTTCTATCGTTCTTAG